A DNA window from Helianthus annuus cultivar XRQ/B chromosome 15, HanXRQr2.0-SUNRISE, whole genome shotgun sequence contains the following coding sequences:
- the LOC110913192 gene encoding uncharacterized protein LOC110913192 isoform X2 has translation MFDKDVSKVIGRSARDIHDQQLRDGEENVCPREVKQLVGKRYIFKIEISTFNLTSNYHVYTVLKLCDDNEIIKVMLQDDAAEQDVEDVNSEPASGSFTCFKAFSFTEDSEVPTDAANDDATSPQAAKRSSDVSKDENGDSSSTKRRLLNVKLEK, from the exons ATGTTTGACAAGGATGTTTCCAAAGTTATTGGGAGGTCTGCTCGTGATATACATGATCAACAGCTTAGG GATGGAGAGGAAAATGTCTGCCCAAGGGAAGTTAAACAGTTGGTCGGCAAGAGATACATTttcaaaattgaaatttcaactttcaaTCTGACGTCCAACTATCATGTTTATACTGTATTGAAGCTATGTGATGACAATGAAATAATAAAAGTCATGTTGCAAGATGATGCCGCCGAGCAG GATGTGGAAGATGTCAATTCTGAACCCGCATCTGGATCCTTTACGTGTTTCAAG GCCTTTTCTTTTACCGAAGACTCGGAAGTACCAACTGATGCTGCCAATGATGATGCCACAAGTCCTCAAGCTGCTAAACGTTCAAGTGAtgtttcaaaagatgaaaatggcGACTCTTCTTCAACAAAACGAAGGCTTCTGAATGTCAAACTCGAGAAGTGA
- the LOC110913192 gene encoding uncharacterized protein LOC110913192 isoform X1, with protein MFDKDVSKVIGRSARDIHDQQLRDGEENVCPREVKQLVGKRYIFKIEISTFNLTSNYHVYTVLKLCDDNEIIKVMLQDDAAEQDVEDVNSEPASGSFTCFKEAFSFTEDSEVPTDAANDDATSPQAAKRSSDVSKDENGDSSSTKRRLLNVKLEK; from the exons ATGTTTGACAAGGATGTTTCCAAAGTTATTGGGAGGTCTGCTCGTGATATACATGATCAACAGCTTAGG GATGGAGAGGAAAATGTCTGCCCAAGGGAAGTTAAACAGTTGGTCGGCAAGAGATACATTttcaaaattgaaatttcaactttcaaTCTGACGTCCAACTATCATGTTTATACTGTATTGAAGCTATGTGATGACAATGAAATAATAAAAGTCATGTTGCAAGATGATGCCGCCGAGCAG GATGTGGAAGATGTCAATTCTGAACCCGCATCTGGATCCTTTACGTGTTTCAAG GAGGCCTTTTCTTTTACCGAAGACTCGGAAGTACCAACTGATGCTGCCAATGATGATGCCACAAGTCCTCAAGCTGCTAAACGTTCAAGTGAtgtttcaaaagatgaaaatggcGACTCTTCTTCAACAAAACGAAGGCTTCTGAATGTCAAACTCGAGAAGTGA
- the LOC118487411 gene encoding uncharacterized protein LOC118487411: protein MEVFNHFGKESKRISFEIVNFTGDTIGCTFWDSFAQQFSTFIQGYSCDVVVIVLIQFAKVKNWRGSPNIQNAFFGSRLFINDDIEEITRGQVEGSSQITPASLSSQTVYSSHEEFLKKYERKSVEEIWDVAVVSHQSVFVVLGTIRSVEEDFGWFYVGCSKCSKKVIPASDHVGGLDDIDADDAASDDGVLYCPKYTRYV, encoded by the exons ATCATTTTGGAAAGGAAAGCAAGAGGATAAGTTTTGAGATTGTTAACTTTAC TGGAGACACCATTGGTTGCACTTTCTGGGATAGTTTTGCACAACAATTTTCCACTTTTATTCAGGGTTATTCATGTGATGTCGTTGTCATTGTTCTAATTCAATTTGCTAAAGTTAAGAATTGGAGAG GCAGCCCAAATATTCAAAATGCATTTTTTGGTAGTCGTTTGTTTATCAATGATGATATTGAGGAAATTACAA GGGGCCAAGTTGAAGGATCTTCACAGATTACACCAGCTTCGTTGTCCAGTCAAACTGTTTACTCTTCTCATGAAGAATTCCTGAAGAAGTACGAGAGAAAGTCTGTCGAAGAGATTTGGGACGTCGCCGTTGTAAGTCATC AATCTGTCTTTGTTGTTCTTGGTACTATAAGGTCCGTTGAGGAAGATTTTGGATGGTTTTATGTTGGGTGTTCCAAGTGTAGCAAGAAGGTGATTCCTGCTTCTGATCATGTTGGTGGCCTTGATGATATAGATGCAGATGACGCTGCATCTGATGATGGTGTACTTTACTGTCCTAAGT ATACAAGATACGTGTGA